From one Brevibacterium sp. 'Marine' genomic stretch:
- a CDS encoding LysM peptidoglycan-binding domain-containing protein: MSAQNTELRLTTRGRQAVRLLRTLLVALVVIGGAVLLATQSFSAAAVAESETESIGIDAEAVVVGEGESLWTVATSLGIDRDTRDVVADIVEINHLDTPTVHPGQTLDVPVR; this comes from the coding sequence ATGTCTGCACAGAACACCGAGCTGCGCCTGACCACTCGTGGACGCCAGGCTGTGCGCCTTCTCCGGACCCTGCTCGTCGCTCTCGTCGTCATCGGCGGAGCGGTCCTCCTCGCCACCCAGTCGTTCTCGGCCGCTGCCGTCGCCGAATCGGAGACGGAGAGCATCGGCATCGACGCCGAGGCGGTCGTCGTCGGTGAAGGCGAATCGCTGTGGACCGTAGCGACGAGTCTCGGCATCGACCGCGACACCCGTGATGTCGTGGCCGACATCGTCGAGATCAACCACCTGGACACCCCGACCGTTCACCCCGGCCAGACCCTCGACGTCCCCGTCCGCTGA
- the lexA gene encoding transcriptional repressor LexA: protein MVQNKRGRGRPRNEDVATEIAAARSDDDVVQIPEGSSGEGDFRLTPRQRLVLETIERAVVANGYPPSMREIGKAAGLASLSSVAHQLSQLERLGYVRRDPKRPRAIEVVNPFEEEEAERAKYEELANNTVQVPVVGRIAAGGPILAEQEVDDVFSLPTQVVGSGEMFLLKVVGDSMIEAAICHDDWVVVRKQHTADNGQIVAALLDGEATVKTLKRKAGQQWLMPQNENYEPIDGTYAQIMGLVVAVIRRL from the coding sequence GTGGTTCAGAACAAACGAGGCAGAGGCAGGCCTCGCAACGAAGATGTTGCCACCGAGATCGCAGCCGCTCGCAGCGATGACGACGTGGTCCAGATCCCTGAGGGGTCATCCGGTGAGGGCGACTTCCGCCTGACTCCCCGCCAGCGTCTCGTCCTCGAGACCATCGAACGCGCCGTCGTAGCCAACGGCTACCCGCCGAGCATGCGCGAGATCGGCAAAGCCGCCGGACTGGCGTCCCTCTCCAGCGTCGCCCACCAGCTCTCCCAGCTCGAACGCCTCGGCTATGTCCGCCGCGACCCGAAGCGCCCGCGTGCCATCGAAGTGGTCAATCCGTTCGAAGAGGAAGAGGCCGAGCGCGCGAAGTACGAGGAGCTGGCCAACAACACCGTGCAGGTCCCGGTCGTCGGACGCATCGCCGCCGGCGGCCCGATCCTGGCCGAGCAGGAGGTCGACGATGTCTTCTCCCTGCCGACGCAGGTCGTCGGCTCCGGAGAGATGTTCCTGCTCAAGGTCGTCGGCGATTCGATGATCGAAGCCGCCATCTGCCACGACGACTGGGTGGTCGTGCGCAAGCAGCACACCGCCGACAACGGTCAGATCGTCGCAGCCCTCCTCGACGGCGAGGCCACGGTGAAGACGCTCAAGCGCAAGGCCGGTCAGCAGTGGCTGATGCCGCAGAACGAGAACTACGAACCCATCGACGGCACCTACGCACAGATCATGGGCCTCGTCGTCGCGGTCATCCGCCGCCTCTGA
- a CDS encoding ATP-dependent DNA helicase, translated as MKAVENLLESAVGAIGGSPREGQQEMAQAVASSLDKGIHLLVQAGTGTGKSLAYLVPAAEYVTRTGGKVVVSTATLALQTQIIHRDLPRLFKAVKKDLDPLPRAALLKGRRNYVCKHKLAGGYPDEGEGMLFDLGADAEAGRKPTERSGLGEEIQRIRTWEKTTDTGDRDDLLPGVSDRAWSQVSVNAFDCLGSNCPLFTECFAEIARNKAAEADIVVTNHALLAIDAFGESNVLPEHDVIIIDEAHELKDRVTSALSGQINTSMLSAATSSVRKHTTVQDGVVSLLDSAAAALERAQTSVPEGLILHMSEALGLALAQIRDSARQIINDIGGKTDDADAGRQMAKARCQEIFELAERFCDPGKNDVIWLSRSTFREKETTNLVVAPLSVAGTMRNGIFEESTVVATSATLSLGGNFDAVAASLGLFGPDAPKWDSLDVGSPFDYGKQGILYVASHLPKPGRSGLSEEALTELAELVESSNGGALGLFSSRAAANAAAEHLRTKFDFPILLQGDDGLPALVSQFTADDQTCLFGTMSLWQGVDVPGRTNRLVIIDRLPFPRPDDPLMQARARDADQRGVNGFMAVSATHAALRLAQGAGRLIRSTGDRGVVAVLDSRLRSARYAGFLVNSMPRMWPTTNSGLVRTSLARLAEADEK; from the coding sequence GTGAAAGCAGTCGAGAACCTCCTCGAATCCGCTGTCGGCGCCATCGGCGGATCGCCACGCGAGGGTCAGCAGGAGATGGCGCAGGCGGTCGCCTCGTCGCTGGACAAGGGAATCCATCTGCTCGTGCAGGCGGGAACGGGCACCGGCAAATCGCTGGCGTACCTCGTCCCGGCGGCCGAATACGTCACCCGCACCGGCGGGAAGGTCGTCGTGTCCACTGCGACCCTGGCCCTGCAGACTCAGATCATCCACCGCGACCTGCCCCGGCTGTTCAAGGCCGTGAAGAAGGACCTCGACCCGCTGCCCCGAGCGGCACTGCTCAAGGGGCGGCGGAACTATGTGTGCAAGCACAAGCTCGCCGGCGGATACCCCGACGAGGGTGAGGGCATGCTCTTCGACCTCGGGGCCGACGCCGAGGCGGGACGCAAACCCACCGAACGTTCGGGTCTGGGGGAGGAGATCCAGCGGATCCGCACCTGGGAGAAGACCACCGACACCGGCGACCGTGACGACCTCCTGCCCGGTGTCAGCGATCGCGCCTGGTCACAGGTGTCCGTCAACGCCTTCGACTGCCTCGGATCGAACTGCCCGCTGTTCACCGAATGCTTCGCCGAAATCGCCCGGAACAAAGCCGCCGAAGCCGATATCGTCGTGACGAACCATGCCCTGTTGGCCATCGACGCCTTCGGGGAATCGAACGTGCTGCCCGAACACGATGTCATCATCATCGACGAGGCCCACGAGCTCAAGGACCGGGTGACCAGCGCCCTGTCCGGGCAGATCAACACGAGCATGCTCTCGGCGGCGACGAGCTCCGTGCGCAAACACACCACGGTCCAGGACGGGGTCGTCTCGCTGCTCGATTCCGCCGCGGCGGCACTCGAACGCGCCCAGACCTCGGTGCCCGAGGGACTCATCCTGCATATGAGCGAGGCGCTCGGACTGGCCCTGGCGCAGATCCGCGACTCCGCCCGCCAGATCATCAACGACATCGGCGGCAAGACCGACGACGCCGATGCCGGACGGCAGATGGCCAAGGCTCGCTGTCAGGAGATCTTCGAACTCGCCGAACGCTTCTGCGACCCGGGCAAGAACGACGTCATCTGGCTCTCCCGGTCGACGTTCAGAGAGAAGGAGACGACGAACCTGGTCGTCGCACCCTTGAGCGTGGCCGGCACCATGCGCAATGGGATCTTCGAGGAATCGACGGTCGTGGCCACCTCGGCGACCCTGTCCCTGGGCGGGAACTTCGACGCGGTGGCCGCTTCGTTGGGACTCTTCGGACCCGACGCCCCGAAATGGGACAGCCTCGATGTCGGATCACCCTTCGACTACGGCAAGCAGGGCATCCTCTATGTCGCCTCCCATCTGCCCAAACCCGGCCGCAGCGGGCTGAGCGAGGAAGCGCTGACCGAGCTCGCAGAACTCGTCGAGTCGTCGAACGGCGGTGCCTTGGGGCTGTTCTCCTCGCGGGCGGCGGCCAATGCGGCAGCCGAACACCTGCGGACGAAGTTCGACTTCCCGATCCTGCTCCAAGGCGACGACGGACTGCCCGCGCTGGTCTCACAGTTCACGGCCGATGATCAGACCTGCCTGTTCGGGACGATGTCCCTGTGGCAGGGAGTCGACGTGCCGGGACGGACGAACCGCCTGGTGATCATCGATCGTCTGCCGTTCCCACGTCCGGACGACCCGCTCATGCAGGCACGGGCACGCGATGCCGACCAGCGTGGAGTCAACGGCTTCATGGCGGTGTCGGCCACGCACGCCGCCCTGCGGCTGGCTCAGGGGGCCGGTCGCCTCATCCGCTCGACCGGTGACAGGGGAGTGGTGGCCGTGCTCGACTCGCGGCTGCGCTCGGCCCGGTATGCCGGGTTCCTCGTCAATTCGATGCCGAGGATGTGGCCGACGACGAACTCCGGCCTCGTCCGCACAAGCCTGGCCAGACTGGCCGAAGCTGACGAGAAGTGA
- the hflX gene encoding GTPase HflX, with protein sequence MTSEDKERRNAMLDRVLSRGAQALDDHDTTPEDDQFDLAERAALTRVAGLSTELEDITEVEYRQVRLERVVLAGIWNTTQAEAENSIRELAALAETAGSDVLDALIQRRDKPDPGTFLGKGKAAELAEVVASVGADTVIIDSELAPSQRRGLEDVIKVKVVDRVALILDIFAQHAKSREGKAQVELAQLEYLLPRLRGWGESLSRQAGGRVAGGAGIGSRGPGETKIELDRRRIRARMSKLRREINAMAPSRETKRKNRARHHVPSVAIVGYTNAGKSSLLNLLTDAEVMVQNALFATLDPTVRQAKTADGIVFTYTDTVGFVRNLPHQLVEAFRSTLEEAAGSDLLLHVVDASHPDPHGQIQAVRNVLGDVETGDIPELLVFNKADIAEEAVITGLRAEYPDAQFVSAVSKEGIDDLIEAIENRLPVPDIDMTVLIPYERGDLVSKIYALGTVEHESHGTEGTSLQAKVPTELVDELREFQRPDLVIDE encoded by the coding sequence ATGACGTCTGAAGACAAAGAGCGTCGCAATGCGATGCTCGACCGTGTGCTCTCCCGAGGCGCCCAAGCCCTCGACGATCACGACACCACCCCCGAGGACGACCAGTTCGACCTCGCCGAGCGCGCCGCGCTCACCCGCGTGGCCGGGCTGTCCACCGAACTCGAAGACATCACCGAGGTCGAATACCGTCAGGTCCGCCTCGAACGCGTCGTCCTCGCCGGGATCTGGAACACCACCCAGGCCGAAGCCGAGAACTCGATCCGCGAACTTGCCGCGCTGGCCGAAACCGCCGGTTCCGACGTCCTCGACGCGCTCATCCAGCGCCGCGACAAGCCGGATCCCGGCACCTTCCTCGGCAAGGGCAAGGCCGCCGAGCTCGCCGAGGTCGTCGCCTCCGTCGGCGCCGACACCGTGATCATCGACTCCGAACTCGCTCCCAGCCAGCGGCGTGGACTCGAGGACGTCATCAAGGTCAAGGTCGTCGACCGCGTCGCGCTCATCCTCGACATCTTCGCCCAGCATGCGAAATCCCGCGAAGGCAAGGCCCAGGTCGAACTCGCCCAACTCGAATACCTCCTGCCGCGTCTGCGCGGTTGGGGTGAGTCGCTGTCCCGGCAGGCCGGCGGTCGTGTCGCCGGCGGTGCCGGAATCGGCTCTCGCGGGCCCGGTGAGACGAAGATCGAACTCGACCGTCGCCGCATCCGTGCGCGCATGTCGAAGCTACGCCGGGAGATCAACGCGATGGCGCCGTCTCGAGAGACGAAGCGGAAGAACCGCGCCCGCCACCATGTGCCGTCCGTCGCGATCGTCGGGTACACGAACGCGGGCAAGTCCTCCCTGCTCAACCTGCTCACCGACGCCGAGGTGATGGTGCAGAACGCCTTGTTCGCCACCCTCGATCCGACCGTCCGGCAGGCCAAGACTGCCGACGGCATCGTCTTCACCTACACCGACACCGTGGGGTTCGTCCGCAACCTGCCCCACCAGCTGGTCGAAGCCTTCCGTTCGACCCTGGAGGAGGCCGCCGGTTCGGATCTGCTCCTCCACGTCGTCGATGCCTCCCACCCGGATCCGCACGGTCAGATCCAGGCCGTGCGCAATGTGCTGGGGGACGTGGAGACCGGGGACATCCCCGAACTCCTCGTGTTCAACAAGGCCGATATCGCCGAGGAGGCTGTGATCACCGGCCTGCGCGCGGAGTACCCCGACGCCCAGTTCGTCTCCGCCGTCTCGAAGGAAGGGATCGACGACCTCATCGAGGCCATCGAGAACCGCCTTCCCGTCCCGGATATCGACATGACCGTGCTCATTCCCTATGAACGCGGTGACCTCGTGTCGAAGATCTACGCCCTCGGCACGGTCGAACACGAATCGCACGGCACGGAGGGCACCAGCCTGCAGGCGAAGGTGCCGACCGAACTCGTCGACGAACTGCGCGAATTCCAACGTCCGGACCTGGTCATCGACGAGTGA
- a CDS encoding methyltransferase: MSEHYFTESPSSEAKSRELNLDLAGRAVTVETVSGTFSPTRLDLGTAVLLRHLPQPPAGDILDLGCGWGPIALHTALDAQDAEVDVRVWALDVNSRSLETTAANARRLGLDSINTVTAADVPADLQFAAIRSNPPIRIGKEALHELLETWLPRLAPGGRADLVVSKNLGADSLQKWIAGMLGDSFEVVRTGSSKGFRVLTVERG; the protein is encoded by the coding sequence GTGTCAGAGCACTATTTCACCGAATCGCCGAGCAGCGAGGCCAAGTCGCGGGAACTCAACCTCGATCTGGCCGGCCGCGCCGTCACCGTCGAAACCGTATCCGGCACGTTCTCACCCACCCGCCTCGACCTCGGCACGGCTGTGCTGCTGCGGCATCTGCCGCAGCCGCCGGCCGGCGATATCCTCGACCTCGGCTGCGGGTGGGGGCCGATCGCCCTGCACACGGCCTTGGATGCCCAGGACGCCGAGGTGGATGTGCGAGTGTGGGCACTCGACGTCAACTCCCGGTCCCTGGAGACCACCGCGGCGAATGCGCGCAGGCTGGGTCTCGATTCGATCAACACCGTCACCGCCGCCGATGTTCCCGCCGACCTGCAGTTCGCCGCGATCCGGTCGAATCCCCCGATCCGCATCGGCAAGGAGGCGCTGCATGAGCTCTTGGAGACCTGGCTGCCGCGTCTGGCGCCGGGCGGTCGCGCCGATCTCGTCGTGTCGAAGAACCTCGGTGCCGATTCCCTGCAGAAGTGGATCGCCGGGATGCTCGGTGACAGCTTCGAGGTCGTGCGCACGGGATCGTCGAAGGGCTTCCGCGTGCTCACGGTCGAGCGCGGCTGA
- the dapF gene encoding diaminopimelate epimerase, protein MSTPDTPFAAWSDVTFVKGHGTQNDFVLLSDDDSRLEMHPEAVATLADRRAGLGADGIIRIVRSAASGIPGAAEQADAGAEWFMDYYNSDGSLSEMCGNGVRVFAHALVASGRVSAEARDILVGTRDGIKTVRTTLNPALGVQTGDDVVDTGTPGPGSASDAWYTIDMGEWSLDPSSSVLVTTGGIEVARPGLRVSTGNPHTVVALAENSELAAADLRDAPVLDPVPAQGSNVEYIVMEPARSDVAGGEGALRMRVFERGVGETRSCGTGACAAAIAAHHWAGEQSPLQWRVDVPGGQLRIEIEPDAEGTSGRVSLAGPAVLVASGTIS, encoded by the coding sequence ATGAGCACTCCGGATACCCCGTTCGCCGCCTGGTCCGATGTCACCTTCGTCAAGGGGCACGGCACCCAGAACGACTTCGTTCTGCTCTCCGACGACGACAGCAGGCTGGAGATGCATCCGGAAGCCGTCGCCACACTCGCCGACCGGCGGGCCGGACTCGGCGCCGACGGCATCATCCGCATCGTCCGCTCCGCCGCCAGCGGCATCCCGGGGGCCGCCGAACAGGCTGACGCCGGTGCCGAATGGTTCATGGACTACTACAACAGCGACGGCAGCCTCTCCGAGATGTGCGGCAACGGCGTTCGCGTCTTCGCCCACGCGCTCGTGGCCAGCGGCCGCGTCTCCGCCGAGGCCCGCGACATCCTCGTCGGCACCCGCGACGGAATCAAGACCGTGCGCACCACCCTCAACCCGGCTCTCGGCGTCCAGACCGGAGACGATGTCGTCGACACCGGCACGCCCGGGCCCGGATCTGCCAGCGACGCCTGGTACACGATCGACATGGGGGAATGGTCACTCGACCCGTCAAGCAGCGTGCTCGTGACCACCGGAGGCATCGAGGTCGCCCGACCCGGATTGCGCGTGTCCACCGGCAATCCGCACACCGTCGTCGCTCTGGCCGAGAATTCCGAACTCGCCGCCGCCGACCTGCGTGATGCCCCCGTCCTCGACCCCGTGCCCGCACAGGGCTCGAATGTCGAATACATCGTCATGGAACCGGCCCGATCCGATGTGGCCGGGGGAGAAGGCGCCCTGCGCATGCGCGTGTTCGAACGCGGCGTCGGCGAGACCCGCTCCTGCGGAACCGGAGCCTGCGCGGCAGCGATCGCAGCCCACCACTGGGCCGGCGAGCAGTCACCTCTGCAGTGGAGAGTCGACGTGCCCGGCGGTCAGCTGCGCATCGAAATCGAACCCGATGCCGAAGGAACGAGCGGGCGCGTCAGCCTCGCCGGACCCGCGGTCCTCGTCGCCAGCGGCACGATCAGCTGA